One window of Leptospira barantonii genomic DNA carries:
- a CDS encoding baseplate J/gp47 family protein encodes MNLNITKEQVLTDHLQSVKASGVLKNHTFGPTSKTFSILRAVSNAVFLFIDTDLISVQKAIHPHTAEDDALHEHLIRRGMQWKPALPSILKVRIGSSVQPSVDREIPQSLIVTTSGNEDQKIRFFLKDALILPAGTAADTQEKFTVEALVQCTVDGPIGNVVAGAINLIENPPDGINFVSNIEINPIQQGQYRETRTSVRARLQNAEGVSSKWTPAWYKGEAETFSFVKRAIFKSAKTLKTDGEVKVLVQGTVGTLNVSQLDQVKDHFNSEENDPGGVAHVLVDNISETLVNKTVTVKFSSSDTIPSQVVLDQIKDEYFLSLSEGQDFVDAQLKALYQVLPNCIDVEFNPLGNVDVPVGSLANAGPGFQTIGAVYV; translated from the coding sequence ATGAATTTAAACATTACTAAAGAACAGGTTCTTACGGATCATCTTCAAAGCGTAAAGGCTTCCGGAGTATTGAAGAATCATACTTTCGGTCCAACTTCGAAAACGTTTTCGATTCTACGCGCGGTTTCCAACGCGGTTTTTTTATTCATAGATACGGATCTTATCTCCGTTCAGAAAGCGATTCATCCTCATACTGCGGAAGACGACGCGTTGCACGAACACTTGATTCGAAGAGGAATGCAATGGAAACCGGCGCTTCCTTCGATTCTCAAGGTGAGAATCGGATCTTCGGTTCAACCTTCGGTGGATCGGGAAATCCCTCAGTCTTTGATCGTTACGACTTCCGGTAACGAAGATCAGAAAATAAGATTCTTTCTTAAGGACGCTTTGATTCTTCCTGCGGGAACCGCCGCCGATACACAAGAAAAGTTTACGGTCGAAGCTCTTGTTCAATGTACGGTAGACGGTCCGATCGGAAACGTGGTTGCGGGTGCAATCAACTTGATCGAAAACCCACCGGATGGAATCAACTTTGTTTCCAACATAGAAATCAATCCGATTCAACAAGGTCAGTATAGGGAAACCAGAACTTCGGTAAGGGCTCGCTTGCAAAATGCTGAAGGTGTTTCATCGAAATGGACCCCTGCTTGGTATAAGGGAGAAGCGGAAACTTTTTCTTTCGTAAAAAGAGCGATCTTCAAAAGTGCGAAGACGTTGAAGACGGACGGGGAAGTGAAAGTTCTTGTGCAAGGAACCGTGGGAACGTTGAACGTTTCTCAACTCGATCAAGTAAAAGATCATTTTAATTCGGAGGAAAACGATCCGGGCGGCGTAGCACACGTGTTAGTCGATAATATTTCGGAAACACTCGTGAACAAAACGGTTACGGTGAAGTTCTCTTCTTCGGATACGATTCCGAGCCAGGTCGTTTTGGATCAAATCAAGGACGAATACTTTCTTTCTTTGAGCGAAGGACAGGATTTCGTGGACGCGCAATTGAAGGCTTTGTATCAAGTTCTTCCCAATTGTATCGATGTGGAATTCAATCCATTAGGAAATGTTGATGTTCCCGTAGGCTCGTTGGCGAACGCAGGTCCCGGATTTCAAACGATAGGCGCAGTGTATGTCTGA
- the loa22 gene encoding OmpA family outer membrane lipoprotein Loa22 produces MVKKILNLILLGAIAFSFTLCSSAEKKEESAPEPSSQEQSAAANRNVDVNSPQAIADSLNDKLKDFRYPDGLTRPGFSYKKADVNAGDFSEWSKVNAPVIKEGLGKLPDSYALEITGHTDAVGPEQAEGDKKGNIFYSELRANAVKQALIKQGIPANRIATKGAGSSEPVSGLDAKDAKNRRVTFRFATSAPQQ; encoded by the coding sequence GGTCAAAAAGATTTTGAATCTGATTCTGCTCGGTGCAATTGCATTTTCATTCACTCTTTGCTCCTCCGCTGAAAAAAAAGAGGAATCTGCCCCTGAGCCCTCTTCACAAGAGCAATCTGCCGCGGCAAACAGAAACGTTGATGTAAATTCTCCGCAAGCAATCGCTGACTCCTTGAACGATAAACTGAAAGATTTCAGATATCCGGACGGCTTAACTCGTCCAGGATTCAGCTACAAAAAAGCGGACGTAAACGCTGGTGATTTCAGCGAGTGGTCAAAAGTAAACGCTCCAGTGATCAAAGAAGGTCTCGGAAAACTTCCTGATAGCTACGCTCTTGAAATTACAGGTCACACCGATGCGGTAGGTCCTGAACAAGCAGAAGGCGACAAAAAAGGAAATATCTTTTACTCTGAACTTCGCGCAAATGCGGTTAAACAAGCTCTGATTAAACAAGGAATTCCTGCGAATCGTATCGCTACGAAAGGCGCTGGTTCTTCCGAGCCTGTTTCTGGTTTGGATGCAAAAGACGCTAAAAACAGAAGAGTTACCTTCCGTTTCGCGACTTCCGCTCCTCAACAATAA
- a CDS encoding tail protein X gives MSQFYVLRNNDTLQRLSARYYGKWEIWRLILDMNPQIDDWTNLESGILIEIPDPLTENRFHTISNGETYESISALHYGTEHFSGKIREDNSNIQPYENVGSTLYIEALVSKTELANAKKRTAA, from the coding sequence ATGAGTCAATTTTACGTATTAAGAAACAATGATACTCTTCAGAGACTTTCGGCTCGTTATTACGGAAAGTGGGAGATATGGAGATTGATCCTGGATATGAACCCTCAAATTGATGATTGGACAAATCTTGAGTCGGGAATCTTGATCGAAATCCCCGATCCTTTGACGGAGAATCGTTTCCATACGATTTCAAACGGAGAAACCTACGAATCCATTAGCGCGCTTCATTACGGAACCGAACATTTTTCGGGAAAGATTAGGGAAGACAATTCGAACATTCAGCCGTATGAGAACGTGGGTTCCACTTTATACATAGAAGCGCTCGTTTCAAAAACCGAACTCGCCAACGCTAAAAAAAGGACGGCGGCCTGA
- a CDS encoding LIC10183 family protein encodes MIDFGNDPIRFGDLTLDASDDDLLSDANSVRIVLSEVREMFEMTVADDIDYPEIYSRQRIALNSTEYGDQAARIRDAERILRLHPAIDLKSIDVTLDVESRIVVDFRLKTGESVKGILMK; translated from the coding sequence ATGATCGATTTTGGGAACGATCCGATTCGATTCGGAGATTTGACTTTGGACGCTTCGGACGACGATTTGTTAAGCGACGCGAACTCGGTAAGAATCGTTTTATCGGAGGTTCGGGAAATGTTCGAGATGACCGTCGCCGACGATATCGACTATCCCGAGATCTATAGTAGACAAAGAATCGCGTTGAACTCGACCGAGTACGGGGATCAGGCGGCTCGAATCCGAGACGCCGAAAGGATTTTAAGGTTACATCCCGCGATCGATTTGAAATCGATCGACGTGACACTTGACGTGGAAAGTCGGATCGTTGTCGATTTCCGATTAAAAACGGGAGAATCGGTTAAAGGAATTCTAATGAAGTAA